A genome region from Oryzias latipes chromosome 2, ASM223467v1 includes the following:
- the LOC105355306 gene encoding protein NLRC3-like — MFGEHQISLRSRSEHVAEGTEEAGRETLLNRVYTELYITEELRPEGHTQHEVMQLETTTKTNQLHDTAIKNPDIFKVLPDQQRPIRVVLTSGVAGAGKSFSVQKFTLDWAEGLENQDISAVVPLSFREMNLIRDEQHSLLTLIQLFHPTLQKIPAEQLSVCKLLFIFDGLDKSRLSLDFNNCPLVSDVTHKSSVNVLLTNLIQGRLLPSALVWITSRPAAANQIPPSCVDRLTEVRGFNDAQKEEYFRRRFSDEELSSRIISHIKGSMSLYIMCEVPVFCWITAVVLENLLTTKKRKKLPTTLTDMYSHFLMVQTKRKKNKYQQEHQTSPQELTETDREVLLKLGRLAFEHLEKGNIMFYQEDLQQCGLDVTEASVYSGVCTEIFRRECEIFQKAVYSFVHLSVQEFLAAVYMFHCYSKGKEKVIEDFLKNNMENTSLDEFLSRVMEKSLQSQTGHLDLLVRFLHGLSVESNQKLLGGLLGQRKKTPETIQRLLGCLLGHTEKDPETIQRAINNLKINSEGVSPDRSINIYHCLMEMKDLSVHQEIQEFLKSENKSEKKLSEFHCSALAYTLQMSEEVLYELDLDQYKTSDEGKRRLIPAVRNCRKFRIPHCGLSETHCEIVTSALKSNPSHLTELDLSSNSLEDSSMKFLCSGLESPNCRLQTLRLKDCCLSEISCEVLVSALKKNPSNLTELDLSWNQNLQDSGVLRLCGFLESPDCRLQTLRSVKKLNSLKDEKNRSGEELSDVLLEDFLSPAVFETN; from the exons ATGTTTGGAGAACATCAGATCAGTCTGAGGAGCAGAAGTGAACATGTGGCTGAAGGAACTGAAGAAGCAGGAAGAGAAACGCTCCTCAACAGGGTCTACACTGAGCTCTACATCACAGAGGAACTGAGACCAGAGGGTCACacccaacatgaggtgatgcagctggagacaACCACCAAGACCAACCAGCTCCATGACACTGCAATCAAGAACCCAGACATCTTCAAAGTCCTCCCTGACCAACAGAGACCCATCAGAGTGGTTCTGACCAGCGGAGTTGctggagctggaaaaagcttctcagtgcagaagttcactctggactgggccGAGGGCTTGGAGAACCAAGACATCAgtgctgtggttcctctgtCCTTCAGGGAGATGAACTTGATCAGAGATGAGCAGCACAGTCTTCTCACTCTGATCCAGCTGTTCCATCCAACACTCCAGAAGATCCCAGCAGaacagctgtctgtctgcaaacttctgttcatctttgatggtctggataAAAGCAGACTTTCTCTGGACTTCAACAACTGTCCGCTGGTGTCTGATGTCACACACAAGTCCTCAGTCAACGTGCTGCTCACTAACCTCATCCAGGGACGTCTGCTGCCCTCAGCTCTGGTCTGGATCActtccagacctgcagcagccaatcagatccctccttcatgtgtggacagactgacagaagtaCGAGGCTTCAATGATGCtcagaaggaggagtacttcaggaGGAGGTTCTCAGATGAAGAGCTGTCCAGCAGAATCATCTCCCACATCAAGGGCTCCATGTCCCTCTACATCATGTGTGAAGTtccagtcttctgctggatcactgctgtGGTTCTGGAGAACCTGCTGAccacaaagaagagaaaaaagctgCCCACCACCCTGACTGACATGTACTCCCACTTCCTGATGGtccagacaaagaggaagaagaacaagTACCAGCAGGAACATCAGACAAGTCCACAAGAGCTGACAGAGACTGACAGGGAAGTTCTTCTGAAGCTGGGGAGGCTGGCatttgaacatctggagaaaggAAACATCATGTTCTACCAAGAAGACCTGCAGCAGTGTGGTTTGGATGTCACAGAGGCCTCAGTGTACTCTGGAGTTTGTACTGAGATCTTCAGAAGAGAGTGTGAGATCTTCCAGAAAGCGGTCTACAGCTTTGTTCATCTGAgcgttcaggagtttctggctgcagTCTACATGTTCCACTGTTACTCCAAAGGGAAGGAAAAAGTCATTGAGGACTTTCTGAAGAACAATATGGAGAACACATCCCTGGATGAGTTTCTAAGTAGAGTCATGGAGAAATCCCTGCAGAGTCAAACTGGACACCTGGACCTGCTGGTTCGCTTCCTTCATGGTCTCTCTGTGGAGTCCAACCAGAAACTCTTAGGAGGCCTGCTGGGTCAGAGAAAGAAGACTCCAGAAACCATCCAGAGACTCTTAGGATGCCTGCTGGGTCACACAGAGAAGGATCCAGAAACCATCCAGAGAGCCATCAACAACCTGAAGATCAACAGTGAAGGAGTTTCTCCTGACAGAAGCATCAACATCTATCACtgtctgatggagatgaaggacCTCTCAGTTCATCAGGAGATCCAAGAGTTCCTGAAGTCAGAGAACAAATCAGAGAAGAAACTCTCAGAGTTCCACTGCTCAGCTCTGGCCTACACTCTGCAGATGTCAGAGGAGGTTCTGTATGAACTGGACCTGGACCAGTACAAGACATCAGATGAGGGTAAACGGAGACTGATCCCAGCTGTGAGGAACTGCAGAAAGTTCAG AATTCCACATTGTGGACTCTCAGAGACTCACTGTGAAATTGTGAcctcagctctgaagtccaacccatcccacctgacagaactggacctgagcagCAACAGCCTGGAGGATTCATCCATGAAGTTTCTGTGTTCTGGACTGGAGAGTCcaaactgcagactgcagactctgag GTTGAAGGACTGCtgtttgtcagagatcagctgtgaagttttggtctcagctctgaagaaaaacccatctaatctgacagaactggacctgagctggaaccagaacctgcaggattcaggagttcttcgtctgtgtggttttctggagagtccagactgcagactgcagactctgaggtcagtaaAGAAGCTGAACTCCCTGAAGGATGAGAAGAATAGATCAGGTGAAGAACTTTCTGATGTTTTACTGGAAGATTTTCTGTCTCCAGCCGTGTTTGAAACAAACTGA